The proteins below are encoded in one region of Thermosulfurimonas marina:
- a CDS encoding pilus assembly protein, with protein sequence MVPPFISKSIPPNVLLVVDVSGSMSWPAYWDIWDSNTNPATTYNATRTYEGYFIPHKVYTYNSSSNTWEESSSPADSCQPSCSWIWSSWGGYWQCGLSESNSYTGSCLNYVYMTRIDLLRWAITGGKPDSCPAGNPQIQRCDPELYGQPDAQLSCDASGCVLETYNGEKVKVPWERIYQGLAFQLKDLPFRPRLGVLFYSGTGVVDKVYIGDFTSSANFDAVNPYKNTITHLNAISPYGATPTAPALWDAYNYFAQNQPEYGGFQPQSGQGDEWKNPLYQCFDEDNNGNCQGNELKLVPCAKNFVILLSDGQWNVGGAPADWTCTIDTGFEEHSADPVVPAYWLHAKGFTNKPTGQKSRVEALYAIGLFLGGTGEQSLKNVAMYGSFDLAGGKTWPDGLSDYPRDTCRMDDCCDSDNCGKGSACTPLPSSSTDWDQDGNGVPDTFFSAKDAQEIREAIWNAIQDILRRASSGTAAAMLASKGSGALLAQAAFYPRRDFSGTEIDWVGELQTFWYYLDPWLKNANILEETPPRDLILDLSRDCVIHFRFDGTNTLIDRWCDTDGDGVADSYVNSVKFEEAHSLFRAGEELCAKAPSERTIYTQVNGTLVEFTPAEVSQLCPYLLQGSCTNSTLAERYIRWVRGEEFSEFRSRTVPCGVWKLGDIISSTPVVLSSFKLEPYDETPPLGYLDGTYARYIQSDLYKNRGYIFVGANDGMLHAFHLGILKELSGRHKKAEISLNDTSGLGLGEEAWAFIPQNVLPYLQYLTRKDYCHLYLVDAPPVVVDASIAGDNCTGNYWECLRTDSSWRTILIGGMGLGGATSENCTANGTCVPTPMSGLGFSSYFALDVTDPLHPKFLWEFTHPELGFSTSGPAVVRVGDAGRNGRWFVVLASGPTGRVNQEDRSFTGESSQDLKLFVLDLKTGECVLKDNLGNCKPIDTEISEAFAGSLINASIDTDRHRPGASGFYSDDAVYVGYTQKISKGDQVEWKGGVLRLLIKDDPDPSHWEVKPLIQDIGPVTTSVAKLQDRRHGKLWIYFGTGRYFHKQDTPDDQQALYGVKDPCYDPNLNDFSENCTNPTLTLKDLEDRSADNAPSPWNEPTHGWYINLDPANSTSDAERLITNPNATFSGVVYFTTFAPESDICSLGGKTHVWTVKYNTGGAATSLVSGVKVLIQLSTAAIEEISLPEALTERGGRRTGGYIGVPPQLQGMAVIGRPRPQRRVIHVQEK encoded by the coding sequence ATGGTCCCCCCTTTTATTTCCAAGTCTATTCCCCCCAATGTGCTTTTAGTGGTAGATGTGAGCGGCTCCATGAGCTGGCCGGCATACTGGGATATATGGGATTCTAACACCAACCCCGCCACGACCTATAACGCCACCCGGACCTATGAAGGCTATTTTATCCCGCACAAGGTTTACACTTATAATAGTTCTTCCAATACCTGGGAAGAAAGTAGCAGCCCGGCGGACTCCTGCCAGCCCAGTTGTTCTTGGATCTGGTCTTCGTGGGGAGGATATTGGCAATGTGGTCTTTCTGAAAGCAACTCCTATACCGGCTCCTGTCTCAACTACGTTTACATGACCCGGATCGACCTTCTGCGCTGGGCCATCACCGGAGGCAAGCCGGATTCCTGTCCTGCAGGCAATCCCCAAATTCAAAGGTGCGACCCCGAACTTTACGGCCAGCCCGACGCCCAGCTTTCCTGTGACGCCTCGGGATGCGTGCTTGAAACGTACAATGGAGAAAAGGTCAAGGTTCCCTGGGAGCGCATCTACCAGGGTCTGGCCTTTCAACTGAAAGATTTGCCCTTCCGTCCCCGCCTTGGAGTCCTTTTTTATAGTGGGACGGGGGTGGTGGACAAGGTCTATATCGGTGATTTTACCTCCAGTGCCAATTTCGATGCAGTAAACCCCTACAAGAACACCATCACCCATCTCAACGCCATCTCTCCCTATGGGGCTACCCCCACGGCCCCGGCCCTCTGGGATGCCTATAACTACTTTGCCCAGAACCAGCCCGAATACGGAGGTTTTCAGCCCCAGTCAGGCCAAGGGGATGAATGGAAAAATCCTCTCTACCAGTGCTTTGACGAGGACAACAACGGCAATTGTCAGGGAAACGAACTTAAGCTCGTCCCCTGCGCCAAGAATTTTGTCATTCTCCTTTCTGACGGGCAGTGGAATGTAGGGGGGGCGCCAGCGGATTGGACCTGTACTATCGATACAGGATTTGAAGAGCATTCTGCGGATCCGGTAGTCCCGGCCTACTGGTTGCACGCCAAGGGTTTTACCAACAAGCCCACCGGCCAAAAAAGCCGGGTGGAGGCCCTATACGCCATCGGGCTCTTTCTGGGGGGAACCGGGGAGCAGTCCCTGAAAAATGTAGCTATGTACGGGTCCTTTGATCTTGCGGGAGGAAAGACCTGGCCCGACGGGCTTTCGGATTATCCCCGAGACACCTGCCGGATGGACGATTGTTGCGATAGTGATAATTGTGGAAAAGGCAGTGCCTGTACTCCCCTTCCCTCCTCGAGTACCGACTGGGACCAAGACGGGAACGGCGTCCCGGACACCTTCTTTTCCGCTAAAGATGCCCAAGAGATCCGGGAGGCCATCTGGAACGCCATTCAAGATATCCTTCGGCGGGCCAGTTCCGGGACCGCGGCGGCCATGCTGGCCTCGAAGGGCAGCGGGGCCCTCCTAGCCCAGGCGGCCTTTTATCCGCGGCGCGATTTCAGCGGCACGGAGATCGACTGGGTGGGCGAACTCCAGACCTTCTGGTACTATCTCGATCCCTGGCTCAAAAATGCCAACATTTTGGAAGAGACTCCCCCTCGGGACCTCATCCTGGACCTTTCTAGGGATTGCGTGATCCATTTCCGTTTTGACGGAACCAACACCCTCATCGACCGCTGGTGTGACACCGATGGCGACGGAGTGGCCGACTCCTACGTAAACTCCGTAAAATTCGAAGAGGCCCACAGCCTCTTTCGGGCCGGAGAAGAACTCTGTGCCAAGGCCCCTTCAGAACGCACTATCTATACCCAGGTCAACGGGACCCTGGTGGAATTTACCCCGGCTGAGGTCAGCCAGCTCTGCCCGTATCTTCTTCAAGGCTCCTGCACCAATTCTACCCTTGCCGAAAGGTATATCCGCTGGGTAAGGGGAGAAGAATTTTCGGAATTCCGCTCCCGGACCGTCCCCTGTGGGGTGTGGAAGCTCGGAGACATTATCTCCTCCACCCCCGTGGTGCTTTCCTCCTTCAAACTCGAACCCTACGACGAGACCCCTCCGCTAGGCTACTTAGATGGCACCTATGCCCGGTATATTCAGAGTGACCTTTATAAAAACCGGGGCTATATCTTTGTCGGGGCCAACGACGGCATGCTACATGCCTTTCACCTGGGGATACTCAAAGAACTTTCCGGGCGCCATAAAAAGGCGGAGATCAGCCTGAACGACACCAGCGGCCTGGGATTGGGGGAGGAGGCCTGGGCCTTCATCCCCCAAAATGTTCTTCCCTATCTTCAGTATTTGACCCGTAAGGATTATTGCCATCTCTACCTGGTGGACGCCCCTCCGGTGGTGGTGGATGCGAGTATTGCCGGGGACAACTGCACCGGAAATTACTGGGAATGCCTACGTACCGATAGCAGTTGGCGGACCATCCTTATTGGGGGCATGGGCCTTGGAGGGGCTACTTCGGAAAACTGTACCGCAAACGGCACCTGTGTCCCCACCCCTATGTCCGGCCTGGGATTCTCCTCCTACTTCGCCCTGGACGTCACTGACCCCCTGCACCCCAAATTCCTCTGGGAATTTACCCATCCGGAATTGGGCTTTAGCACCTCCGGCCCGGCGGTGGTGCGGGTGGGGGATGCGGGGCGCAACGGACGGTGGTTCGTCGTCCTGGCCAGTGGCCCCACCGGAAGGGTCAATCAAGAGGACCGGAGCTTCACCGGAGAGTCCTCCCAGGACCTTAAGCTCTTTGTTCTGGATCTCAAGACCGGAGAGTGCGTCCTCAAGGACAACCTGGGGAACTGTAAGCCTATAGATACCGAAATTTCCGAGGCCTTTGCCGGCTCCCTTATCAACGCCTCTATAGATACCGATCGTCATCGGCCGGGGGCCTCGGGTTTTTATAGCGATGACGCAGTCTATGTGGGCTACACCCAGAAGATCAGCAAGGGGGATCAGGTAGAGTGGAAAGGCGGGGTCCTGCGGCTCCTTATCAAAGACGACCCCGATCCCTCGCACTGGGAGGTAAAACCCTTGATCCAGGATATAGGGCCTGTGACCACCTCGGTGGCCAAACTTCAGGATCGACGCCACGGAAAACTCTGGATCTACTTCGGCACCGGGCGCTACTTCCACAAACAGGACACCCCTGATGACCAGCAGGCCCTCTACGGGGTAAAGGACCCCTGCTACGACCCCAACCTCAATGACTTTTCCGAAAACTGCACCAATCCCACCCTTACCCTCAAGGATCTTGAAGACCGCAGCGCGGACAACGCCCCTTCTCCTTGGAATGAGCCCACCCACGGCTGGTACATTAACCTTGATCCCGCAAACAGCACTAGCGATGCCGAAAGGTTAATCACCAACCCCAACGCCACCTTTAGCGGGGTGGTCTATTTCACCACCTTTGCTCCGGAAAGCGACATCTGTAGTCTAGGCGGAAAGACCCACGTCTGGACCGTTAAGTACAATACCGGGGGAGCGGCCACGTCCCTGGTGAGCGGGGTCAAGGTCTTGATCCAGCTTTCCACTGCAGCCATCGAGGAGATTTCTCTTCCCGAGGCCCTTACCGAACGGGGGGGCCGCCGCACGGGGGGCTATATCGGTGTTCCTCCACAACTTCAGGGGATGGCGGTCATAGGTCGGCCGCGTCCTCAAAGGCGGGTCATCCATGTCCAGGAAAAATAA
- a CDS encoding prepilin-type N-terminal cleavage/methylation domain-containing protein, with protein MSRKNKGLTLVELAVVMALLALLAVLSFSSVKSWLAAYQAERETKVVLSFLSQARLRALQEKKKFFVAFGSRTLTLYEDTDQDGSFDAATDQKAETLNLKYEITWNGGNGVLPVTERGTFDLYGAGAPGGKTLCWRTVENPSLARARPSTDCLYISFVQVRPGKLQDPAGVCNKDNCQGK; from the coding sequence ATGTCCAGGAAAAATAAGGGCCTCACCCTGGTGGAACTGGCGGTAGTGATGGCCCTTCTGGCCCTCCTGGCCGTCCTCTCCTTTTCTTCGGTAAAAAGCTGGCTGGCAGCCTATCAGGCGGAAAGAGAGACCAAGGTAGTGCTATCTTTCCTCTCCCAGGCACGCCTTAGGGCCTTACAGGAGAAAAAAAAGTTCTTCGTGGCCTTTGGATCTCGGACCCTCACTCTTTATGAGGACACCGACCAGGACGGCTCCTTTGATGCCGCAACAGATCAAAAAGCAGAAACCCTCAACCTCAAATATGAGATCACCTGGAATGGAGGAAATGGGGTCCTTCCGGTAACCGAAAGGGGGACCTTTGATCTTTACGGAGCCGGAGCCCCGGGAGGAAAGACCCTCTGCTGGCGCACGGTAGAAAACCCCTCTTTAGCCCGGGCCCGTCCCTCTACCGATTGCCTCTACATTTCCTTTGTCCAGGTTCGCCCGGGAAAGCTCCAGGATCCGGCAGGGGTCTGCAATAAAGACAATTGTCAAGGGAAATAA
- a CDS encoding prepilin-type N-terminal cleavage/methylation domain-containing protein — protein sequence MKGFTLVEMIISLLLFLVVSLGLLYAFSTYNRLQVKNLLRHTATELALKKASQAHLGNCTAEEVDYYPRGFSQPLKFHLDCQRTLLYASKKDRTYRVEITVTWQYRTKNYTYTLATLTVENL from the coding sequence ATGAAAGGCTTCACTCTGGTAGAAATGATCATCTCCCTCCTCCTTTTCCTTGTGGTCTCTTTGGGCCTCCTTTACGCCTTCAGCACCTACAATCGCCTTCAGGTCAAGAATCTTCTGCGACATACCGCCACGGAGCTGGCCCTCAAAAAGGCTTCCCAGGCCCATCTGGGAAATTGCACCGCAGAGGAAGTGGATTATTACCCCCGAGGTTTTTCTCAGCCCCTGAAGTTCCATCTGGATTGCCAGAGGACCCTGCTTTACGCTTCCAAAAAGGATCGCACCTATCGGGTGGAGATTACCGTCACCTGGCAGTACCGGACGAAAAATTATACCTACACCCTAGCCACTCTTACGGTGGAAAACCTATGA
- a CDS encoding PilW family protein, with translation MKDRGMTLVELMVTLVILLLMAGALFSVMSLYRTTYLKKVKIAETQIQLPLGVDLLRRDLQYAGFGLPWKFPENYEYTEATDAEASPYNDAPSDPPRPVVGDDGVGPNGSDYLVLKGSILGWSEASQKWGILSGGTSDNIAYPEPDIFTTEDYVLILEPVSQEFKAFPVAGNQLFCPGGGSFCPPSADETYLIYGLTASANFTRPFNRVDYYLDTDPNEVPARCAPGTGVLVRALLKADGTRNPVSVLECVADFQVFLWWDLDGDGTAETRTGLGEILDQAYDARFERDHLRLAEVFLVYHEGGPDPNFTYPRSTVDLGTYSFDLSGISNYQRYRWEALHFSVVFQNLR, from the coding sequence ATGAAAGACCGGGGAATGACCCTCGTGGAGCTCATGGTAACGCTGGTGATCCTTCTCCTCATGGCCGGGGCCCTCTTTTCCGTAATGAGCCTTTACCGCACCACTTATCTGAAAAAGGTCAAAATTGCCGAGACCCAGATCCAGCTTCCCCTGGGAGTGGATCTCCTGCGAAGGGACCTCCAATACGCAGGCTTCGGTTTGCCCTGGAAATTTCCCGAAAATTACGAATACACCGAGGCCACCGATGCTGAGGCCAGTCCTTACAACGATGCTCCCTCCGATCCTCCTCGCCCGGTGGTAGGCGACGACGGTGTGGGCCCCAACGGTTCGGACTATCTGGTCCTTAAAGGAAGCATTTTGGGCTGGAGCGAGGCCTCCCAAAAGTGGGGGATCCTTTCTGGAGGTACTAGCGACAACATCGCTTACCCGGAACCGGATATCTTCACCACCGAGGACTACGTCCTGATCCTGGAGCCGGTCTCTCAAGAATTCAAAGCCTTCCCGGTAGCAGGGAATCAGCTCTTCTGTCCCGGCGGTGGAAGTTTCTGCCCTCCAAGTGCCGATGAGACCTATTTGATCTATGGTCTTACGGCCAGCGCCAATTTTACCCGGCCCTTCAACCGCGTGGATTATTATCTCGATACCGATCCGAATGAGGTGCCGGCCCGCTGCGCCCCCGGCACCGGAGTCCTGGTGCGGGCCCTGCTTAAGGCGGACGGGACCCGCAACCCCGTCTCAGTGCTCGAATGCGTGGCCGACTTTCAGGTCTTTCTCTGGTGGGACCTCGACGGAGATGGCACGGCGGAGACCCGCACCGGGCTGGGAGAAATCCTGGACCAGGCCTATGACGCCCGCTTCGAGCGGGACCACCTCCGTCTGGCCGAGGTCTTTCTGGTCTATCACGAAGGGGGGCCAGACCCCAACTTCACCTATCCCCGCAGCACCGTAGACCTGGGGACTTATTCTTTTGATCTTTCCGGAATTAGCAACTATCAACGTTATCGCTGGGAGGCCTTACACTTTTCCGTGGTCTTTCAGAATCTAAGATAA
- a CDS encoding 3-deoxy-7-phosphoheptulonate synthase, protein MILILKPEVTPESPEFQKIKDYLARFEGIRLHVAQYEGVSRQVTEIHLIGDTARVPLEEVQALPGVERAIRVSAKYRQIGRHGALEPIGFEYQGLRFDQDSFHIFAGLCAVDTRENAETIFKALSEHGVVTARMGAYKPRTSPYDFQGHGKECLPWLFELAGKYGIRVIAMEVLAPHHIEEIWEALEKTGHPTGVMLQIGTRNAQNFELLRAVGSQTEFPILYKRGMGLSLEESLNACEYIASEGNRRIIFCLRGVRTHLGDPHRNLTDFGHVPVIKRLTRLPVCVDPSHPIGSRVEAPDGIKDIYHVAAQGVIAGTNMVLVEFHPHPETALCDGPQALYLEELPWFLEHMRLAREAYLAMKNLAERQRGQV, encoded by the coding sequence ATGATCCTCATCCTCAAGCCGGAGGTCACTCCGGAAAGTCCGGAATTTCAAAAGATCAAGGACTATCTGGCGCGCTTTGAGGGGATTCGTTTGCATGTGGCCCAGTACGAAGGAGTTTCGCGCCAGGTCACGGAAATCCACCTCATCGGAGACACGGCCCGGGTGCCGCTCGAGGAGGTCCAGGCCCTGCCGGGAGTGGAACGGGCCATCCGCGTCTCCGCCAAGTACCGCCAGATCGGCCGGCACGGGGCCCTGGAGCCCATCGGTTTTGAATATCAGGGGCTGCGTTTCGACCAGGATTCCTTCCATATCTTTGCCGGACTGTGTGCGGTGGATACCCGGGAAAACGCCGAGACCATCTTCAAGGCCCTTTCCGAGCACGGGGTCGTAACCGCCCGTATGGGAGCCTACAAGCCCCGGACCTCTCCTTACGATTTTCAGGGCCACGGCAAGGAATGTCTCCCCTGGCTTTTTGAACTAGCCGGAAAGTACGGCATCCGGGTGATCGCCATGGAGGTCCTGGCCCCGCACCACATCGAGGAGATCTGGGAGGCCCTGGAGAAGACCGGGCACCCCACCGGAGTCATGCTCCAGATCGGCACCCGTAACGCCCAGAATTTTGAACTCCTGAGGGCCGTGGGTTCCCAGACCGAATTTCCCATTCTTTACAAGCGAGGCATGGGCCTTTCCTTAGAGGAATCCCTCAACGCCTGCGAGTACATCGCCAGCGAGGGCAACCGCAGGATCATCTTCTGCCTGCGGGGGGTGCGCACCCATCTGGGCGACCCCCACCGCAACCTCACCGATTTCGGACACGTGCCGGTGATCAAGCGTTTGACCCGGCTTCCGGTCTGCGTGGACCCCTCCCACCCCATCGGCTCCCGGGTGGAGGCCCCGGACGGGATCAAGGACATCTATCACGTGGCCGCTCAGGGAGTTATCGCCGGGACCAACATGGTGCTAGTAGAGTTTCATCCGCATCCAGAGACCGCCCTCTGCGATGGGCCTCAGGCCCTTTATCTTGAAGAACTCCCCTGGTTCCTGGAACATATGCGCCTGGCCCGCGAGGCCTATCTGGCCATGAAAAATCTTGCCGAGAGACAGCGTGGGCAAGTTTGA
- a CDS encoding radical SAM protein, whose translation MPVFGPVYSRRLGLSLGVDLVPPKICSMDCVYCEVGRTTRLTLERKPYVPLEVIEEALRRALSERECQVVTLTGSGEPTLNSLFAEAVALVRRLWKGPIAVLTNSTLLSSPEVFEALSEVDYVLASLDAARIESFRRVNRPAPGLSPESIVEDLARLRKAMRGELWLETLFVRGLNDSSEDLAALKEALSRVRPHRVQLNTVARPPAESWAAPLSYAELAALAWELGGEVLVSPPRRRAPGEPPSPEELVEYLRRRPAPAEELSAALGGPPEALSGLLEDLVKKGALRRREFQGQTFYEAPSARKGN comes from the coding sequence ATGCCGGTTTTCGGGCCGGTCTATTCCCGAAGGCTGGGGCTCTCCTTGGGGGTGGACCTGGTCCCCCCGAAGATCTGTTCCATGGATTGTGTCTATTGCGAGGTGGGGCGCACCACCCGGCTCACCCTGGAAAGAAAACCCTATGTGCCCCTTGAGGTTATAGAGGAGGCCCTCCGTCGGGCCCTTTCCGAAAGGGAATGCCAGGTGGTAACTCTTACCGGCTCCGGAGAGCCCACCCTGAATAGCCTCTTTGCCGAGGCCGTGGCCCTGGTGCGCCGGCTCTGGAAGGGTCCTATAGCGGTGCTTACCAACAGCACCCTCCTTTCCTCTCCCGAGGTCTTTGAGGCCCTTTCGGAGGTAGACTACGTCCTGGCCTCCCTGGATGCCGCACGAATCGAGAGCTTTCGGCGGGTCAACCGACCGGCCCCCGGGCTCTCCCCGGAGAGCATAGTGGAGGATCTCGCCCGGCTGAGAAAGGCCATGCGTGGAGAACTCTGGCTGGAGACCCTTTTTGTGCGGGGCCTTAACGACTCTTCGGAGGATCTTGCGGCCCTCAAGGAGGCCCTCTCCCGCGTCCGTCCTCACCGGGTGCAACTCAACACCGTGGCCCGGCCTCCGGCCGAGTCCTGGGCCGCCCCCCTCTCCTACGCAGAGCTTGCGGCCTTAGCCTGGGAGCTTGGGGGAGAGGTCCTGGTGAGTCCTCCCCGGAGAAGGGCCCCGGGAGAGCCCCCCTCTCCGGAAGAGCTCGTGGAATATTTGCGCCGGCGTCCGGCCCCGGCCGAAGAATTAAGCGCTGCGCTCGGAGGCCCTCCGGAAGCCCTGAGCGGCCTTCTTGAAGATTTGGTAAAAAAGGGAGCCCTCAGGCGGCGGGAATTTCAGGGGCAGACCTTTTACGAGGCCCCTTCAGCTCGAAAGGGAAATTAA
- a CDS encoding DUF6178 family protein yields MAERTLRLSPQDLLSRPAEEAERLLAEMPFREQLELVLSTPWELRPRVITLSPVAEGLVRHLPPQELFLTLKAVSPDEAVELLAYVKGEQIQFLFDLDAWVKDRLAPERFLAWLVLLFEVSEDKVADWLRVADFDFLVAVLFHFVKVVKRPDDADLTEARDWLPPYTLDEVYFVEFKKEKFEFYFRRIIEILRDMDETYYYQLMEALIWELPSQVEEMAYRWRRGRLADHGIPDYFEALDIYAPVVQDLRRVDPRYLPPSEEAPSSSSGYLPALYWPGAERFTEALSRIRDPHQLDRLKRELAWITNKVLIVDHVTIDEISQVEDSLRKVLGYLNLGVEYLAGPDPEAGARVLETYFLEDIFRMAHTLIVRLRKKAREIQTQEGLDSRVLRHLDEPFAGYLRGITAREANRLRYFQPEKAGTDEEYRWFRELSEVRRVEEILEMVGYWAVLIQKAFGPPPLWVAEIVTQKTNFLEPADITWSALLFTALANWVLSGEFRFRPLPEDKWPEVLFKLLGPDETGRNRLRSDLREALLESFRTLAQKEFYYAPELTRAFLDFAVARFEEEYAFAEPEEPPDPRYVRYLLISLSS; encoded by the coding sequence ATGGCTGAAAGGACTCTCCGGCTCTCTCCTCAGGACCTCCTTTCCCGTCCGGCCGAAGAGGCCGAACGTCTTCTGGCGGAAATGCCCTTTCGGGAACAGCTGGAACTGGTCCTTTCCACCCCTTGGGAGTTGCGTCCCCGGGTTATTACCCTTTCCCCGGTGGCCGAAGGCCTGGTACGCCATCTCCCCCCGCAGGAACTCTTTCTTACCTTGAAGGCCGTCTCTCCGGATGAGGCCGTAGAACTTTTGGCTTACGTAAAGGGAGAACAGATTCAATTCCTCTTCGACCTTGACGCCTGGGTTAAAGATCGCCTGGCCCCGGAGCGTTTTCTGGCCTGGCTGGTTCTCCTTTTTGAGGTCTCCGAGGACAAGGTGGCCGACTGGCTCCGGGTGGCAGACTTCGATTTTCTGGTGGCGGTCCTTTTCCATTTCGTAAAGGTGGTCAAGCGCCCGGATGATGCGGACCTTACCGAGGCTCGGGACTGGCTCCCCCCTTACACCCTAGACGAGGTCTATTTCGTGGAATTCAAGAAGGAGAAATTTGAATTCTATTTCCGAAGGATCATCGAGATCCTCCGGGATATGGACGAGACTTATTATTACCAGCTTATGGAAGCCCTGATCTGGGAGCTCCCCTCGCAGGTGGAGGAGATGGCCTATCGCTGGCGCCGGGGGCGCCTTGCGGATCACGGGATTCCTGACTACTTCGAGGCCCTGGATATCTATGCCCCGGTGGTCCAGGATCTCCGGCGGGTGGACCCCCGGTATCTCCCCCCCTCCGAAGAGGCCCCTTCGAGCTCTTCGGGTTATCTTCCGGCCCTTTACTGGCCCGGGGCGGAACGTTTCACCGAGGCCCTCTCTCGGATTAGGGACCCGCATCAACTGGACCGCCTTAAGCGGGAGCTGGCCTGGATTACCAACAAAGTCCTTATAGTGGACCACGTGACCATTGATGAAATTTCTCAGGTAGAGGACTCCCTGCGCAAAGTCCTGGGGTATCTCAACCTTGGGGTGGAGTATTTGGCCGGTCCGGACCCGGAGGCCGGGGCCCGGGTCCTGGAGACCTATTTTCTGGAAGACATTTTCCGCATGGCCCACACCCTCATCGTGCGTCTGCGTAAAAAGGCCCGGGAGATTCAGACCCAGGAGGGGCTCGATTCCCGGGTGCTGCGACATCTGGACGAGCCCTTTGCCGGCTATCTTCGGGGGATTACCGCCCGGGAGGCCAACCGCCTCCGGTATTTCCAGCCCGAAAAGGCCGGGACCGACGAGGAATATCGCTGGTTTCGGGAGCTTTCCGAGGTGCGGAGGGTGGAGGAGATCCTGGAGATGGTGGGTTACTGGGCGGTCCTCATCCAGAAGGCCTTCGGCCCTCCGCCCCTTTGGGTGGCGGAAATAGTTACCCAAAAGACCAACTTCCTCGAGCCGGCAGATATCACCTGGAGTGCCCTCCTCTTTACCGCTCTGGCCAACTGGGTCCTTTCCGGAGAGTTTCGCTTCCGGCCTTTGCCGGAAGATAAGTGGCCGGAGGTCCTTTTTAAGCTCCTTGGCCCGGATGAAACCGGACGAAATCGCCTGCGGTCTGATTTGCGCGAGGCCCTTTTAGAGAGCTTTCGGACCCTGGCCCAAAAAGAATTCTACTACGCCCCGGAACTCACCCGGGCCTTTCTCGACTTTGCCGTGGCTCGCTTTGAGGAAGAATACGCCTTTGCCGAGCCGGAGGAGCCCCCGGACCCTCGCTATGTGCGCTATCTCTTAATTTCCCTTTCGAGCTGA
- a CDS encoding YraN family protein gives MDPARYIVELFARFAKTTDPKAFGRLAEDLSARYLRLKGYRLRERNWRCRYGEIDLVAEKGDLLVFVEVKARKGKEKGRPEEALTPQKQEKLLTLARHYLSLYKGSAGRVRFDLLAWDLSGPRPQLRHLKGVIEDG, from the coding sequence ATGGACCCAGCCCGATACATCGTCGAACTTTTCGCCCGCTTTGCCAAGACCACCGATCCTAAGGCCTTCGGTCGCCTGGCCGAGGATCTTTCCGCGCGTTATCTCCGTCTCAAGGGGTATCGTCTGCGGGAGCGCAACTGGCGTTGCCGCTACGGGGAGATTGATCTGGTGGCGGAAAAAGGAGACCTTCTGGTCTTCGTAGAGGTTAAGGCCCGTAAAGGAAAAGAAAAGGGCCGCCCGGAAGAGGCCCTCACCCCTCAAAAACAGGAAAAACTCTTAACTTTGGCCCGACACTACCTATCTTTGTATAAGGGGTCGGCCGGTAGGGTACGTTTTGACCTCCTGGCCTGGGATCTTTCGGGGCCGAGGCCTCAGCTGCGGCACTTAAAGGGGGTGATCGAAGATGGCTGA
- a CDS encoding ribonuclease HII, translated as MWLAGLEVPAERWGRERRFRQAGYRLIAGVDEVGRGALAGPVVAAAVILPEDFDHEDLADSKALTPEKREALYEIIVQEAVSWSLGEASHEEVDALGILQASLLAMARAVGGLSITPELLLVDGRFTIPGLRAPQKAIVDGDALCASIAAASILAKVHRDRLMEKLHPQYPAYGFARHKGYGTREHLEALRLHGPSPIHRRTFRPLCQDHRS; from the coding sequence ATGTGGCTTGCGGGTCTTGAGGTCCCGGCCGAGCGCTGGGGGCGCGAGAGACGCTTCCGCCAGGCGGGTTACCGGTTGATCGCCGGGGTGGATGAAGTCGGGCGGGGGGCGCTGGCCGGGCCGGTGGTGGCCGCGGCGGTCATCCTCCCGGAAGACTTCGATCACGAAGATCTGGCGGACTCCAAGGCCCTTACTCCGGAAAAGCGGGAGGCCCTCTATGAGATTATTGTGCAGGAGGCCGTGAGTTGGTCCCTGGGAGAGGCCTCTCACGAAGAGGTGGACGCCCTGGGGATCCTTCAGGCCAGTCTTCTGGCTATGGCCCGAGCCGTAGGGGGTCTTTCCATTACCCCGGAACTTCTCCTGGTGGACGGGCGGTTCACCATTCCCGGCCTAAGGGCCCCCCAGAAGGCTATCGTGGATGGGGACGCCCTGTGTGCCTCCATTGCTGCGGCCTCCATCCTGGCCAAAGTCCACCGGGATCGTCTCATGGAGAAATTGCATCCCCAGTATCCGGCCTACGGTTTTGCCCGACACAAGGGCTACGGTACCCGGGAGCACCTTGAGGCCCTGCGTCTTCATGGACCCAGCCCGATACATCGTCGAACTTTTCGCCCGCTTTGCCAAGACCACCGATCCTAA